A stretch of the Paenibacillus dendritiformis genome encodes the following:
- a CDS encoding IS3 family transposase has protein sequence MKVRESTYYGRKKREASSTEEQASCALKGRPVPGFSSTNTGRKVSDEQIKEWMLELLEGEEHIYGYKNLALCLRKQRGLILNKKKAYRICKELGILQKQRKKTSKHPRRVPRNRTVTGVNQLWQIDIKYGYVIGRQRFFFVLSIIDVFDRVVVGQYRGSVCEAKHVVQTLCRALQERLNPGDELPTVRTDNGPQFVSKLFGDTCESLEIVHERIPPRSPNMNAYIESFHSLLERDLFSLTEFMTFEEAYEALDRYMDFYNNRRMHGSLKSMSPSEYSKWVMTLEDRSKYHRAV, from the coding sequence CTGAAAGTTCGCGAATCGACGTACTATGGCCGGAAGAAACGAGAGGCATCCAGTACCGAAGAACAGGCTTCATGCGCTCTAAAAGGGCGTCCTGTGCCTGGATTTTCCTCTACGAACACGGGCCGGAAAGTTTCAGATGAACAGATTAAAGAATGGATGCTCGAACTCCTGGAAGGAGAAGAGCACATTTATGGGTATAAGAATTTGGCGCTGTGCCTCCGCAAACAACGTGGATTGATTCTAAACAAGAAAAAGGCGTACCGCATTTGCAAAGAGTTAGGAATTCTTCAGAAACAACGGAAGAAAACAAGCAAACATCCTCGAAGAGTACCGAGAAACCGGACGGTAACCGGGGTGAACCAGCTATGGCAAATTGATATTAAATATGGGTACGTGATTGGTCGCCAGCGTTTCTTTTTCGTGCTCAGTATCATCGATGTATTTGACCGCGTCGTCGTCGGACAATACCGGGGTTCCGTGTGTGAGGCCAAGCACGTCGTACAGACACTATGCCGGGCGCTACAAGAACGCCTGAATCCCGGCGATGAGTTGCCCACCGTCCGCACCGACAACGGGCCTCAGTTTGTCAGCAAGTTGTTTGGTGATACGTGCGAGAGTCTGGAGATCGTCCATGAACGCATCCCGCCACGCAGTCCGAATATGAACGCCTACATTGAGTCATTTCATAGCTTACTCGAACGTGATCTGTTCAGCCTGACGGAATTTATGACATTTGAAGAGGCCTATGAAGCACTTGATCGTTACATGGATTTCTACAACAACCGCAGAATGCATGGTAGCCTAAAGAGCATGTCACCATCGGAATACTCAAAGTGGGTCATGACGCTGGAGGACCGATCAAAATATCATCGGGCCGTGTAA
- a CDS encoding thioesterase II family protein, with translation MYCRWRSLLPASIQIHPIELSGRGKRMNEPFYQTMEQAVEDAYLSIPVHVLDEPIAFFGYSMGSLIAYELTRYLHEKHGKEPIHLFAAARRAPQIQGDGQKLYCLPEAEFLQEIIKLGGMSAEVLENKELMEMILPLLRADMQIVEKYSWRASKAALRTDITVLAGTRDVVPDEHMEAWKEMTAGRCTIAKYEGDHFFIHQHYELIGEHITRVLLQWKEAVTSV, from the coding sequence ATGTACTGCCGTTGGCGCAGCTTGCTTCCTGCATCTATTCAGATCCACCCGATTGAGTTATCAGGGAGAGGCAAAAGAATGAACGAGCCTTTCTACCAAACGATGGAGCAGGCGGTGGAAGACGCATATTTATCGATACCCGTCCATGTGCTTGACGAGCCGATTGCTTTCTTTGGATATAGCATGGGAAGCCTGATAGCCTATGAGCTAACCCGCTATTTACATGAAAAGCACGGAAAGGAGCCTATTCATTTGTTTGCGGCCGCTAGAAGGGCTCCCCAAATCCAGGGGGATGGGCAAAAACTGTACTGCCTCCCGGAAGCAGAGTTTTTGCAGGAAATTATCAAGCTGGGAGGGATGTCCGCGGAGGTGCTGGAGAACAAGGAACTCATGGAGATGATCCTTCCGCTGCTTCGGGCAGACATGCAGATTGTCGAAAAATATAGCTGGCGCGCGTCCAAAGCCGCCCTTCGTACGGATATTACGGTGTTGGCAGGCACCCGGGATGTTGTCCCCGACGAACATATGGAGGCATGGAAGGAAATGACTGCTGGCCGCTGCACGATTGCCAAGTATGAGGGAGATCATTTCTTCATACACCAGCACTATGAGCTTATTGGGGAGCATATAACGCGTGTATTGCTGCAATGGAAGGAAGCGGTCACGAGCGTCTGA
- a CDS encoding sporulation protein YjcZ, translated as MGEVGSCGLGGLWTSTGVILVLFILLVIVSRAFIY; from the coding sequence ATGGGTGAAGTTGGATCTTGCGGACTCGGCGGTCTCTGGACATCGACGGGCGTGATTTTGGTTCTGTTCATTTTGCTGGTTATCGTTTCCCGCGCTTTTATTTACTAA
- a CDS encoding helix-turn-helix domain-containing protein, whose amino-acid sequence MQCQKEGEAVSTVAAKPQRLGELIQYYRQKKELSLSKLQEAVGIDKGSLSRIENSEVKRPDFQSILSIAAVLDIPHDAIVEQYIEIGHKSEVIYAILQNELTTLEYPSLIPKIAAKFLEAPNEDSLDAVEKLYRTINSVNHPSTQLSLYTLIVDYSRAHGIMPYIAKGLYQKYMIERNDFSRLKETYQVGKNVLDYANFLSDKERILLYYGLSVHAYSLMYYHDAIEFGNYVVENGTGEPLANATHNVCNAYYHLGNYDDCNTYLEKYSHFPYPFVKENVELMTAFLNGKKGNIEFAITQFNKCLNTLSSYNMIHAITELMELYLHRNDLIAADQLLMYEEQILESITQPQTTPYKRSRLAYYFRIKGQLLTLKKHEKDAIDSFLKSTMEYVKIGRFTEAFESLSFVTQSMIHNQSIINSEMIKKVDNILQIIAAK is encoded by the coding sequence ATGCAATGCCAAAAGGAAGGTGAGGCTGTGAGTACCGTTGCTGCGAAGCCACAGAGGTTGGGGGAGCTAATACAGTACTATCGGCAGAAGAAGGAATTGAGTCTGTCGAAGCTGCAAGAAGCGGTCGGCATAGATAAAGGCAGCCTGTCGAGAATTGAAAACAGCGAGGTCAAACGCCCTGATTTTCAATCGATCCTGTCGATCGCTGCGGTATTGGATATTCCCCATGACGCCATCGTAGAACAGTACATCGAGATTGGACATAAATCGGAAGTCATTTACGCTATTTTACAGAATGAATTGACAACACTCGAGTATCCTTCGCTCATACCGAAAATTGCCGCCAAGTTTCTTGAAGCGCCCAATGAAGACAGCCTGGATGCAGTAGAGAAGTTGTATCGAACGATAAACTCCGTGAATCATCCTTCCACTCAGCTATCTTTATACACCCTCATCGTAGACTACTCGCGTGCTCATGGAATTATGCCCTATATCGCTAAGGGCTTATATCAGAAATACATGATTGAACGAAATGATTTCAGCAGGTTGAAGGAAACGTATCAGGTTGGGAAAAATGTACTGGACTATGCTAATTTTTTGAGCGATAAAGAGCGGATACTTCTATACTATGGATTGAGTGTTCACGCTTATAGTCTTATGTATTATCATGATGCCATAGAATTCGGTAATTATGTTGTGGAAAATGGAACAGGCGAACCGTTAGCAAATGCAACTCATAATGTTTGCAATGCTTATTACCATCTGGGGAATTATGACGATTGCAACACCTATCTCGAAAAGTATAGTCATTTTCCGTATCCTTTCGTCAAAGAGAATGTAGAATTAATGACTGCCTTTCTTAACGGGAAAAAAGGAAATATTGAGTTCGCCATTACTCAGTTTAATAAATGTTTAAATACTCTGTCCTCATATAATATGATTCATGCCATAACTGAATTAATGGAACTATATCTCCATAGAAACGATCTTATTGCAGCAGATCAACTCCTTATGTATGAGGAACAAATATTAGAGAGCATCACCCAACCACAAACGACGCCATATAAAAGGTCAAGATTGGCGTACTACTTTCGCATCAAAGGACAATTGTTAACTCTTAAAAAACATGAAAAAGACGCCATCGACAGTTTCTTGAAAAGTACAATGGAATACGTTAAAATTGGTCGTTTTACGGAAGCTTTTGAATCATTGTCGTTTGTGACGCAATCAATGATACATAATCAGTCAATTATTAATAGTGAAATGATTAAGAAGGTTGATAATATTTTACAAATAATTGCTGCAAAATAA
- a CDS encoding TetR/AcrR family transcriptional regulator, translated as MEVKRRKDVAQIKKDIARNTKELFAQKGYSATSMEEICAVNNRSKGSIYYHFKSKEELFMFLIKLNNEEWMDSWLAKESQYETAVEKLYGLADHYVDDLANPLNHAIHEFVSGQVVSQEMLDEMLALIRIPYITYEKIILQGIERGELKPDETQDLMYVISGLFNGLSTLYYEKDLKEIRRLYRKGVDSLLKGIQRVEPRKTMKD; from the coding sequence ATCGAGGTTAAACGAAGGAAAGATGTAGCCCAGATCAAGAAAGACATTGCGCGGAACACGAAGGAATTATTTGCCCAGAAAGGGTACAGCGCTACATCGATGGAAGAGATTTGTGCCGTCAACAATCGAAGCAAGGGCAGCATTTACTATCATTTCAAGAGCAAGGAAGAGCTGTTCATGTTTTTGATTAAGCTGAATAACGAAGAGTGGATGGACTCATGGCTGGCCAAGGAGTCTCAATATGAGACCGCCGTCGAGAAGCTGTACGGCCTCGCTGATCATTATGTCGACGATTTGGCGAATCCGCTCAATCATGCGATTCATGAGTTTGTCTCCGGACAGGTAGTGAGTCAGGAGATGCTGGATGAGATGCTGGCTCTTATACGGATTCCCTATATAACGTATGAGAAGATCATCTTGCAGGGGATTGAGCGCGGCGAATTGAAGCCCGATGAGACCCAGGATTTGATGTACGTCATCAGCGGTCTATTTAATGGCTTAAGCACGCTGTATTACGAGAAGGATCTGAAGGAAATTCGCCGGCTGTACAGGAAAGGGGTAGACAGTCTCCTGAAGGGGATCCAACGAGTTGAACCACGCAAGACAATGAAAGACTGA
- a CDS encoding aspartyl-phosphate phosphatase Spo0E family protein yields MNHQPVYKGDLIPFTYSYEKAGCLIEIIESTRQELIETATEKKCLTDETVVRLSQKLDTYLLEFQRRSCG; encoded by the coding sequence ATGAACCATCAACCGGTATACAAAGGCGATTTAATCCCTTTTACTTATAGCTATGAGAAAGCTGGCTGTTTAATTGAAATCATTGAGAGCACCCGACAGGAGCTTATAGAAACGGCCACGGAAAAAAAGTGTCTTACCGATGAAACCGTTGTAAGATTAAGCCAAAAGTTGGACACATACCTTTTGGAGTTTCAAAGAAGGAGCTGCGGCTAG
- a CDS encoding DUF6348 family protein, with the protein MSTEREEWADLDDDKIEDPAHFLLHRGMRGLFEAEEIVEGDHIVIPAWQLAIRPHVARWTDQSVMLQFHLSSPRWDRDILETSAGMGGSLKDALGMAIGSFALSLMEGIASMEQDREPDRLRSQYGDTEHHWKVYKSNIVGLGESSDEMRATPYWEALKDEIAKRVGNQKLCYIKIYGAKHGDDITGECRINNIPSPELGQIVADIVSRWQVEGFASQKQFILLRQSEETYTPYPYQAEEIAAATRSAVQMFMECDTQEKYEAFPQRLAERLEDASLAEEMYSFLPEICAEHAFDSLTYNEECLLFRGEESFSVYRTQFASYYLIYDALFEGFRTDQFDDEVYRQYIGTSSIYSVICKAREEGADLLEHGGVLTLSFGMSDRYQFR; encoded by the coding sequence ATGAGCACAGAAAGAGAAGAATGGGCAGATTTGGATGATGATAAGATCGAGGACCCGGCACATTTCCTGCTGCACCGCGGAATGAGAGGACTGTTCGAGGCGGAAGAGATCGTAGAGGGAGATCATATCGTTATTCCCGCATGGCAGCTTGCGATCCGTCCTCATGTGGCCAGATGGACCGATCAGTCCGTTATGCTTCAGTTTCATTTGAGTTCCCCGAGATGGGATCGCGATATCTTGGAGACGTCGGCAGGCATGGGCGGCAGCCTGAAAGATGCTCTTGGCATGGCGATCGGAAGCTTTGCCCTGTCGTTAATGGAGGGTATCGCTTCCATGGAGCAGGACAGGGAGCCTGACCGCCTCCGCTCGCAATACGGTGACACGGAACATCATTGGAAGGTGTACAAGAGCAATATCGTGGGTCTCGGCGAGTCTTCCGACGAGATGCGCGCAACCCCGTATTGGGAAGCGCTCAAGGACGAGATTGCGAAGCGGGTTGGCAATCAGAAGCTCTGTTACATAAAAATCTATGGAGCGAAGCATGGGGACGATATTACCGGCGAATGCCGAATTAATAATATTCCAAGCCCTGAACTTGGCCAGATCGTAGCTGACATCGTAAGCCGATGGCAGGTCGAAGGCTTTGCTTCCCAGAAGCAATTTATTTTGCTGCGGCAGTCCGAGGAGACGTACACGCCGTATCCCTATCAGGCCGAGGAGATCGCGGCCGCTACGCGCTCCGCCGTTCAGATGTTCATGGAATGCGATACGCAGGAGAAGTATGAAGCCTTTCCGCAGCGGCTGGCTGAGCGCTTAGAGGATGCGAGCTTGGCGGAGGAGATGTACTCGTTTTTACCGGAAATTTGTGCGGAGCATGCCTTTGATTCGCTGACCTATAATGAGGAGTGTTTGCTATTTAGGGGAGAGGAATCTTTTTCCGTTTATCGGACCCAGTTTGCCAGCTATTATCTGATCTATGATGCTTTGTTTGAGGGGTTTCGCACGGATCAATTTGATGATGAGGTGTATAGGCAGTACATTGGCACCAGTTCGATATATAGTGTGATTTGCAAGGCGAGAGAGGAAGGCGCGGATCTGCTGGAGCATGGCGGCGTGCTGACGCTTTCCTTCGGAATGTCCGACCGCTATCAATTTCGATGA
- a CDS encoding transposase: protein MGKHFSKEKRLQIVKEAMAGIKVGTLARMYGVHPETVRVWVRDHRDEISQEEIPAADEHLQELRRLQEVEAKFEQAKKLLGEKELEIEILREVVKKKNPAYLKDLK, encoded by the coding sequence ATGGGAAAGCACTTTAGCAAGGAAAAACGCCTGCAAATTGTAAAGGAAGCAATGGCCGGCATTAAGGTGGGAACACTTGCCCGAATGTACGGTGTCCATCCGGAGACGGTACGTGTTTGGGTTAGAGACCACCGTGACGAAATTAGCCAAGAGGAGATACCCGCAGCAGACGAGCATCTGCAAGAACTCCGTCGACTTCAAGAGGTAGAGGCAAAGTTCGAGCAGGCAAAAAAGCTCCTGGGTGAAAAAGAGCTTGAGATCGAGATCCTGCGAGAAGTCGTAAAAAAGAAGAACCCCGCTTATCTGAAAGACTTGAAATAG
- a CDS encoding Cof-type HAD-IIB family hydrolase, whose product MSYNIVFFDIDGTLVNDEKRVPQDTIEAIAELKENGIEPVIATGRAPYFFKPLAEQLHIESFVSLNGAYVVYKGEPLYQRPLPRESVEKLVEYAGRYRHPLVFEGSEQFYANAEAHPFVLEAIDSLRIDRPGYDPEFWSKSDIYQVFLHCEAQDEHLYSNVFDDLRLIRWHSKAMDILIKGGSKAVGIKAMLERLNLAPENAVAFGDGLNDMEMLQQVGLGIAMGNSHPELLPCADYVTASVDEGGIRQGLRHAGLIA is encoded by the coding sequence ATGAGCTACAACATTGTATTTTTTGACATCGATGGCACGTTGGTCAACGATGAGAAACGAGTGCCGCAAGACACGATCGAGGCCATTGCAGAGTTGAAAGAAAACGGGATTGAACCCGTCATCGCGACGGGGCGTGCCCCCTACTTCTTCAAGCCGCTTGCCGAGCAGCTGCATATTGAATCTTTTGTGAGTTTAAATGGGGCCTATGTCGTGTACAAAGGCGAGCCCCTCTATCAGCGCCCTCTCCCACGCGAGAGTGTAGAGAAGCTTGTGGAATATGCGGGCCGCTACCGGCATCCCCTGGTGTTTGAAGGCAGCGAGCAATTTTACGCGAATGCCGAAGCCCATCCCTTCGTCTTGGAAGCTATCGATTCCCTGCGCATCGATCGGCCGGGCTATGATCCCGAGTTCTGGAGCAAGTCCGACATCTATCAAGTGTTCCTGCATTGCGAAGCGCAGGACGAGCATTTATATAGCAACGTGTTCGATGATCTTCGCCTGATCCGCTGGCACTCCAAAGCGATGGACATCTTGATCAAAGGCGGCTCCAAGGCGGTCGGAATCAAAGCCATGCTGGAACGATTGAACCTCGCTCCGGAGAATGCCGTCGCATTCGGCGATGGGCTCAATGACATGGAAATGCTTCAGCAAGTTGGTCTCGGGATTGCGATGGGCAACTCTCATCCCGAACTGCTGCCTTGTGCTGATTATGTCACCGCCTCGGTAGATGAAGGCGGAATCCGACAAGGGTTGCGGCATGCCGGGTTAATTGCATAA
- a CDS encoding MFS transporter: MNQLFRNKAFLIITGSDLLQNLAIWVRNMAILYFIMEQTQGDPVAVSLITVLEYVPIFVFSIIGGALADRWNPKRTMITGDILSALSIVAIIAVLASGYWVVLYAATFVSSIVSQFSQPSSVKIIKRNVGDKHVQSAIAITQSSQSLFLILGPIAGTFIYTVLGIMASMYALLGLFLASAFILSFLPKDTASRDADTSLLADIKEGWGYVLQSRSLRMLALVFMCLGLSSGLINPLEIFLVTERLGLEQTSVQFLAGASGFGLLAGGGIAAAVSGRLNQSATLLFGIGFLAAATLGEVLSGWFWLTLVASFLSSVSLAFVNVVISTYLVARIDEAMIGRVNGTIAPLFVGAMLLGSASSGVLMNATSLFAVYAVSVLVLFVSILPGRRVQFASNKAGSAAANLAVPGQAVE; encoded by the coding sequence ATGAACCAGTTATTCAGAAACAAAGCCTTCCTTATTATTACAGGCTCTGATCTGCTTCAAAACCTGGCGATATGGGTGCGCAACATGGCGATTCTTTATTTCATCATGGAACAAACGCAAGGGGACCCTGTGGCCGTATCATTGATTACCGTGCTGGAGTATGTTCCGATATTTGTGTTTTCGATTATCGGAGGCGCGCTGGCCGACCGCTGGAATCCCAAGCGCACGATGATTACCGGCGATATTTTGAGTGCGTTGTCTATCGTCGCCATCATTGCCGTACTGGCTTCGGGTTATTGGGTGGTATTATATGCCGCCACTTTTGTTTCTTCGATTGTAAGCCAATTCTCACAGCCTTCGTCCGTGAAAATCATCAAGCGGAATGTCGGAGACAAGCATGTGCAATCCGCGATCGCGATCACCCAGAGCTCCCAGTCCCTGTTCCTGATTCTCGGCCCCATAGCAGGCACATTCATCTATACGGTCCTGGGGATTATGGCTTCCATGTACGCCCTTCTCGGTTTGTTTCTCGCCTCTGCCTTCATCCTTTCCTTTTTGCCCAAAGATACGGCAAGCAGGGACGCGGACACTTCGCTGCTTGCCGACATCAAGGAAGGCTGGGGCTACGTATTGCAATCCCGTTCACTGCGAATGTTAGCACTTGTGTTCATGTGCCTCGGCCTGTCCTCCGGACTTATTAATCCGCTTGAGATTTTTCTGGTTACGGAACGGCTCGGTCTTGAGCAAACCTCGGTTCAGTTCCTGGCGGGCGCCTCCGGATTCGGACTGCTGGCTGGAGGAGGAATTGCCGCGGCCGTCAGCGGCAGGCTGAATCAGAGCGCAACCCTCCTTTTCGGGATAGGTTTTCTGGCGGCAGCCACGCTAGGGGAAGTGCTCTCCGGATGGTTTTGGCTAACTCTGGTCGCCAGCTTCCTCAGTTCGGTCAGCCTGGCCTTTGTCAATGTCGTCATCTCCACGTATTTAGTGGCCAGAATCGATGAAGCGATGATCGGGCGAGTCAACGGAACCATCGCTCCGCTGTTCGTGGGAGCCATGCTGTTGGGTTCTGCTTCGTCCGGCGTACTGATGAACGCGACTTCGCTGTTCGCGGTTTATGCGGTTTCCGTGCTTGTTCTGTTTGTCAGCATATTGCCTGGGCGGCGAGTGCAGTTCGCAAGCAATAAAGCCGGCTCCGCCGCAGCGAATCTGGCTGTTCCAGGTCAAGCAGTAGAGTGA
- a CDS encoding KAP family P-loop NTPase fold protein — protein sequence MPDTNDKREFMKINHYLLGKLFLFGVLLAELALGGIEVIVGFYSSSIHHQQEAWFWMIGALYLLIMMFCLVKREVWRNTRSIIRSGRYDLLLVFAAGILSMFFVGGIGIGDLRNWVAALAWPHMAVLFSLPLVFCAAVAVRERQMNRMTRVYRDSSFISDKEGRGRHDDAFEFSEMAVRFAERVYNQGSPESLVFGIDAPWGTGKSTFVNLCKEHWDNHYHDKIIVYMFDPLRFENSDNLLEKFTDGLLKAIQENLFAPELESLMAKYVKLLHDSNLSLSIMGFRFGLPFDKSSIEKTFDRLGIVLRSIDKKIVIVVDDLDRLTFSHIKEILFVVKKSFLLPNLSYVLCYDTENLTALEHQKLDTEKINEFLEKFINVKTSLYIDHKLLLKYFTENTDKSLARNLLSNPELVAKAVEGLKDIFHSKEYDLYIPFVGDARKLKRLINTMLLLEVEQLDFSNSDFDKHDLIHLLIIYIHYPNIFRKIYNTEVQGKRGFFSLVRKYDDDYPTDDDSHSEEDVYKNSTKYTAFLEGLTEPQRFILNKVFDAKQRLGSGRTVSQEQFTSYACFNGSKWSPGGRNLEQYLNLIIKVSRPAHTEQYKFYVNLKNEMLYRISITQVMQREEFSFSSGEANHEKIWRILINSPHSEYTPDKAKEIISYALESLPLYSSLDIPKMNVGFRSFTLLFFIAKLLDKIGWTDEDGQHWNNSDSHVVQIAEWIFGEKRYRQNGILNTLGKRERGLLGLRDLLIFRLCCCADRGGDMFNLSRALSIHGGPNNPTEGSVNDIVIGEMREISQYIFQVFKSRYIDKQINLFDEVLGLGAEEICGRSYGYLASQMTAADLRHKIQSWKAKMLNFIIYQLGSTIYSSGIPCGYYNMQGDRDGQGINKAMNSYLFHTCFDPKVNEKGFDYFIYYLFINFETTLGHTKQRVPRLEGFIKVLDRERLRNYWRKHRDRIKEREWKREDKLIIGEHEASYTRDLEDTYKVLDDLLEQEERPAKKHET from the coding sequence ATGCCAGATACTAACGATAAGCGCGAATTTATGAAAATAAATCATTACCTGCTAGGTAAACTATTTTTATTCGGTGTCTTGCTAGCGGAGCTTGCACTTGGGGGTATCGAAGTTATTGTCGGTTTTTACAGCAGCTCCATTCATCATCAACAGGAAGCCTGGTTCTGGATGATAGGCGCGCTGTATCTTCTCATCATGATGTTCTGCCTCGTGAAAAGAGAGGTATGGAGAAACACCCGTAGCATCATAAGGAGCGGGAGGTACGATCTCCTCCTCGTTTTTGCTGCTGGCATACTCTCCATGTTCTTCGTTGGCGGGATTGGAATCGGAGATCTTCGGAATTGGGTTGCGGCGCTGGCTTGGCCGCATATGGCTGTGCTGTTCTCCCTTCCTCTCGTGTTCTGTGCGGCGGTAGCAGTGAGAGAGCGGCAGATGAATCGAATGACAAGGGTGTATAGGGATTCGAGCTTCATCAGTGATAAAGAAGGACGGGGCAGACATGATGATGCGTTTGAATTTTCAGAAATGGCCGTGAGATTTGCCGAGAGAGTATATAATCAAGGTTCGCCGGAAAGCTTGGTTTTTGGAATCGATGCGCCATGGGGAACAGGGAAATCGACCTTCGTCAATCTCTGCAAGGAACATTGGGACAACCACTACCATGATAAAATTATCGTGTACATGTTCGATCCGCTTCGGTTTGAGAACAGCGATAACCTGTTGGAGAAATTTACGGATGGCCTGTTGAAGGCGATACAAGAGAACCTTTTCGCCCCGGAACTGGAATCCTTGATGGCCAAGTATGTCAAGCTGTTACATGATTCGAATTTATCGTTGTCTATTATGGGATTTCGCTTTGGGTTGCCTTTCGACAAGTCCTCCATTGAGAAGACATTTGACAGGCTAGGCATAGTCCTGCGAAGCATCGATAAAAAAATCGTGATCGTGGTGGATGACTTAGACCGTTTAACCTTTTCCCATATTAAAGAGATCCTGTTCGTCGTTAAGAAATCCTTTCTTCTTCCCAATCTCTCTTATGTGCTCTGTTACGACACCGAAAATCTTACGGCCCTCGAGCATCAAAAATTAGATACGGAAAAAATAAATGAGTTTCTGGAAAAGTTTATCAACGTCAAAACGAGCTTGTACATCGATCATAAATTATTATTGAAATATTTCACCGAAAACACGGATAAATCATTGGCCAGAAACCTGCTCAGCAATCCCGAATTGGTCGCCAAAGCCGTCGAGGGGCTCAAGGATATCTTTCATTCCAAGGAATATGATTTGTACATTCCTTTTGTCGGTGATGCAAGAAAGCTGAAAAGACTTATTAATACGATGCTCTTGCTCGAGGTTGAACAGCTGGATTTCTCGAACTCTGATTTTGATAAGCATGATCTGATTCATCTGCTGATCATCTACATCCATTACCCGAATATTTTCAGAAAAATATACAATACGGAGGTGCAGGGGAAACGAGGATTTTTCTCGCTTGTTCGAAAATATGATGACGACTATCCGACGGACGATGATTCGCATAGCGAAGAAGATGTCTATAAAAATTCCACGAAGTATACGGCATTCTTGGAAGGTCTGACTGAACCGCAAAGGTTTATTTTAAATAAAGTGTTTGATGCCAAGCAAAGACTGGGATCCGGGAGAACGGTTTCTCAGGAGCAATTCACTTCGTATGCTTGTTTTAACGGCTCGAAGTGGAGTCCGGGCGGCAGAAATCTGGAACAGTACTTAAATCTGATCATTAAAGTATCCCGTCCGGCCCACACCGAGCAGTATAAATTTTATGTCAATTTGAAAAATGAAATGCTGTATCGAATAAGCATTACTCAGGTGATGCAGCGTGAAGAATTTTCTTTCTCCAGCGGAGAGGCCAACCACGAAAAAATTTGGCGGATTCTCATTAATTCACCGCACAGTGAATATACGCCGGACAAAGCAAAAGAAATCATTTCTTACGCCTTGGAGTCTCTGCCGCTCTATTCCAGTCTTGACATCCCCAAAATGAACGTTGGCTTTCGGAGCTTTACGCTTCTTTTTTTCATAGCGAAATTATTGGATAAAATCGGGTGGACGGATGAAGACGGGCAGCATTGGAATAACAGCGACAGCCATGTCGTACAAATTGCGGAATGGATATTTGGCGAAAAGCGGTATAGACAGAATGGAATATTGAATACCTTGGGCAAGCGGGAGAGAGGGCTTCTTGGGCTGCGCGATTTATTAATCTTCCGTTTGTGCTGCTGCGCGGACAGGGGCGGGGACATGTTTAATTTGTCCAGGGCGCTGTCCATACACGGCGGGCCCAATAATCCTACGGAAGGAAGCGTCAATGACATTGTAATCGGAGAAATGCGCGAGATCTCTCAATATATATTCCAGGTTTTCAAAAGCAGATATATCGACAAGCAAATCAATCTTTTTGATGAAGTGTTGGGGTTGGGGGCAGAAGAGATCTGCGGCCGATCTTACGGTTATCTTGCGTCGCAAATGACGGCAGCGGATTTACGCCATAAAATTCAAAGCTGGAAAGCGAAAATGCTGAACTTTATTATTTATCAATTGGGGAGCACGATTTACAGCAGCGGCATCCCTTGCGGCTATTATAATATGCAAGGCGATAGAGACGGGCAGGGCATCAATAAGGCGATGAACAGCTATCTTTTTCATACTTGCTTTGATCCAAAAGTAAACGAAAAAGGCTTTGATTATTTTATCTATTATCTTTTTATCAATTTTGAGACGACTTTAGGTCATACCAAGCAGCGCGTGCCGCGCCTGGAAGGATTTATCAAGGTTCTTGATAGAGAGCGTCTGAGAAACTATTGGAGAAAGCATAGGGATAGGATTAAAGAAAGGGAATGGAAGCGGGAAGATAAGTTGATCATTGGCGAACACGAAGCTTCTTATACCCGTGATTTAGAGGATACTTATAAAGTATTGGATGACTTATTGGAGCAGGAAGAAAGGCCGGCAAAAAAACATGAAACCTAA
- a CDS encoding ChbG/HpnK family deacetylase, with product MPRYVIINADDFGLSCSINRGIMEAHRLGTVSSASLMVSTPAS from the coding sequence TTGCCTCGATACGTTATTATTAACGCCGACGACTTCGGGCTGTCGTGCAGCATTAATCGCGGTATTATGGAAGCACACCGTCTCGGAACTGTAAGCAGCGCTTCCTTAATGGTCAGTACTCCGGCTTCCTAG